One genomic segment of Brachyhypopomus gauderio isolate BG-103 chromosome 19, BGAUD_0.2, whole genome shotgun sequence includes these proteins:
- the jcadb gene encoding uncharacterized protein jcadb, giving the protein MYSVEDLLISHGYKLPRGAPTSSSSSAPFDNRNNDCRRDNVENRPSGGVSAGGSGGGAGGGAGGGAGGGALNGFGTAEGGAESRPEPVTGPYRPPQMAKAHPENNNNVPEGHERIPRRLEVPVGFLGDLQPLGDSLATDSGFYDAPSLTFSEHTEERDIAYWRRRGQDFSALLDFADPRELRVSGGPWRGPLLAAEELRPERQLARWEEGPWLREHIDSGPETLRVTGERKCQSLGTEEWRPAVGLGRQLSDGEAERWSQEQQHRLRPVESNVPAVVRMKSQSLPRVLSPEDPQYGELPQTGAASQAPAQRTNSSVPYGRYHSDWPIGERWNGQTQGQGSVALVPKPRFSRPVKPPSYETHQQNRGSWETLSSEPVSKPRDRSVCYSQSFEPLRDRSGCYSQSAEPLRDRSICFSQSAEPLRDRMMSHSQSAEPLRDRFVSHSQSADLLRDRFMSHSHSADLLRDRSLCYSQSSELLRDRSICYSQSAELLRPEAFRADLFYQELTGMEPPGYIPPPSYRRFAPPRSGQIYRADSALVRWKREPVSAEMGEWFSRTAGMSWSERREDRSMVLVPRRSVHPGPSIVPNRQGHVQYVPFDDPRIRHISGGPSGNSLTDADKIRHVNKELPGASALGQSTLDSAFLPTQGPSMDTHKPALSEHENGNRWNRGLSKGSESVAPDQSFSKFPGNFQTRPSQAVVKADRSADQQVRVPDQGQVKVERVTEQVKVDRTTEQVKVDKITEQVKPDRVVTDQVKVERLTEVKPDRFTDKQIKSDRMPDQTKIEWIPDQGKVDRYSEKQTKIETKPEKIPDKPVKTDRILDKSSKAERVPEKVKTDKMTEKLNKSEKQTKADISVEQIKMDKVIEKQIKAEKSTDKGSSESVSTVKTEPSQEPEKKSVKKKLSETIFCLVSVPLSQSSGKSRDQNNNEEKEPDSPPIPPPPPPSSSSENSNTLGSLPNQSLKSTSTTSTDLELQALTLGSASSSIITRRAHRRRNSRTKIIKPNPHDELRRYSGAWPGDQYRDQETQTSPELAKSAQHPGPDRKEAQPLPAVPEAEVPMESGAGAPGAAVATASTGAAGNTGAPTGPGATGTPGAAGATVVSGASGATGTPGAPGAPGGTGPPGAPGASDPSTPYGYPMKGQKSLKPSSNSAFSRTGTFKSTGSHRPPLHPPPHPPPPPPTQPPSQPPPPPPTQPPTKSSPSDQAEDSKSSVGPNPESFGQFLLKPVSRRSWDAVEELESINKELQEQAGKRPSVDQCIEDLNEAYKDILELSTASNSLSNISNRSSMQIPDRIKARLSTDSLVMSASTLRPNLGPGSDPEYREVKSAFSRPSTGKSVSFSKQLREEICPAPPPSETGFRDYKTVMSQITQRKACRSVKLDLLASKETLVKDDSLIAQTSSTSSMSAEVPWADKQPMQDASTLTSPPDYEHICQTLQMARDSGAVSRGASVKSKPGSAMSIDTPQNLAIPGTSAADPERPCCSLSLDNEKQVRQEPISLFREERREGFRRITSQNNKFLGNRGVLCSIATGKPIGDKAGLEANPEVPADWQMQLSLAEKHIATLITGEGSKPGSDENLDEVNKRTEGTLVCELEDDHASQTLIENHVACEQSGTQVEKHEDEAAEQAESQMPVEIVTDNDDTMEKTNEPIEKGQQEEPDPGGSEVKEQINEGEETHEPKKEVNVTVRTNKATIWTHSGLDPVQLPEFPPDHLPLSVLAYPNRRLSLGLDCEWVGFEGDRLSHGGGWARERRSLDAEGQDCVERWGLDNDRQPPSGEKRGLGGWRGCGIDRQGADDSDWDLDLDKQEGDNAHCVDVKRWSLQQERDESEDRSSSASNRDLGDDQQNIAGERQIQDTEESPADKEIQSSSMGRRGRGVSQRIEALHDRFIAPPGHGSEERLARMREVDTVSRMRRLSLRSTDSWDGLYGVSFVSRAEEVRRDARRSLPSSQELPNAAEKVERESRLPCKDSNEPGETQEDQPIQTESQEPIEMERS; this is encoded by the exons ATGTACAGTGTGGAGGACTTACTGATCTCTCATGGATACAAACTGCCCAGGGGTGCACCTAcgtcttcttcttcctctgcgCCTTTTGACAATCGCAACAACGACTGTCGGCGTGACAACGTGGAGAACCGACCCTCTGGCGGCGTCAGCGCTGGTGGCAGCGGTGGTGGGGCTGGGGGCGGAGCTGGGGGCGGAGCTGGGGGCGGAGCCCTGAATGGTTTTGGGACAGCAGAGGGAGGAGCCGAGTCTCGACCAGAACCAGTGACGGGGCCGTACAGGCCACCACAGATGGCCAAAGCGCACCCCGAGAACAACAACAACGTTCCCGAGGGACACGAGCGAATCCCAAGGAGGCTGGAAGTTCCTGTTGGGTTCCTTGGTGACCTGCAGCCCTTGGGAGACTCACTTGCTACTGACAGTGG GTTTTACGACGCTCCCAGCCTGACGTTCTCTGAACACACGGAAGAGCGCGACATTGCCTATTGGAGAAGGAGAGGGCAGGACTTCAGCGCCCTGCTGGACTTCGCCGATCCCCGGGAGCTGCGCGTGTCCGGAGGGCCGTGGCGAGGCCCCCTGTTGGCGGCGGAGGAACTGCGGCCCGAAAGGCAGTTGGCACGATGGGAAGAGGGCCCGTGGCTGCGGGAGCATATCGACTCAGGCCCAGAGACTCTGCGGGTGACTGGTGAGAGGAAATGCCAGAGCCTGGGCACGGAGGAGTGGCGTCCTGCGGTAGGATTGGGCAGGCAGCTTTCCGACGGCGAGGCCGAGCGCTGGTCTCAGGAACAGCAGCACCGTCTGCGTCCCGTGGAGAGCAACGTTCCTGCTGTTGTCAGGATGAAGTCTCAGTCCCTGCCTCGCGTTCTCTCCCCAGAAGATCCACAGTATGGAGAACTTCCTCAGACGGGCGCCGCAAGCCAGGCGCCTGCTCAGAGAACCAACAGCTCTGTGCCGTACGGCCGTTATCACAGCGACTGGCCAATAGGGGAACGGTGGAATGGACAGACTCAAGGTCAAGGTTCCGTTGCACTTGTGCCAAAGCCACGGTTCAGTCGTCCCGTAAAGCCCCCATCTTATGAGACTCACCAGCAGAACAGGGGGAGCTGGGAAACACTCTCCTCTGAACCGGTGTCCAAACCCAGAGACCGGTCTGTTTGCTATTCTCAGAGCTTTGAACCACTAAGAGACAGGTCTGGGTGCTATTCTCAGAGTGCAGAGCCCTTAAGAGATCGGTCTATTTGCTTTTCACAGAGCGCAGAGCCTCTCAGAGACCGCATGATGAGCCACTCTCAAAGTGCCGAACCACTACGAGATCGATTCGTCAGTCATTCGCAAAGTGCGGACCTGTTAAGAGACCGCTTCATGAGCCACTCCCACAGTGCAGACCTGTTGAGGGACCGATCGCTTTGTTATTCTCAGAGCTCTGAACTACTCAGAGACAGGTCAATCTGTTATTCGCAGAGCGCTGAGCTACTGAGACCAGAGGCATTTCGGGCCGATCTGTTTTATCAGGAATTGACTGGCATGGAGCCCCCTGGTTACATCCCACCCCCCTCTTACAGGAGATTTGCGCCTCCCAGGAGCGGGCAGATTTACCGCGCTGACTCTGCCCTTGTCCGGTGGAAGCGGGAACCCGTAAGTGCCGAGATGGGTGAGTGGTTTTCCAGAACAGCAGGAATGTCATGGTCCGAACGCCGAGAGGACAGGAGCATGGTACTAGTCCCCAGAAGGTCAGTACACCCTGGGCCTTCTATAGTACCGAATCGGCAAGGGCATGTGCAGTACGTTCCGTTTGATGACCCACGCATCAGGCACATCTCAGGGGGGCCCAGCGGAAACTCGCTTACAGACGCGGACAAAATCCGACATGTCAACAAAGAGCTTCCCGGTGCTTCAGCTTTAGGACAATCCACACTCGATAGTGCCTTTCTCCCTACGCAGGGGCCAAGCATGGACACTCACAAACCAGCTCTCAGCGAACACGAGAATGGTAACCGTTGGAACAGGGGGTTGAGCAAAGGTAGTGAAAGTGTAGCACCGGATCAGAGCTTCTCCAAGTTCCCTGGAAACTTTCAGACAAGACCCTCACAAGCTGTTGTCAAAGCTGACAGGAGTGCAGACCAACAGGTTAGAGTTCCAGACCAAGGTCAAGTCAAGGTGGAGAGAGTTACAGAACAGGTCAAAGTggacagaactacagaacaGGTCAAAGTAGACAAAATTACTGAACAGGTGAAACCAGACAGAGTTGTTACAGACCAGGTAAAAGTGGAAAGACTTACAGAAGTTAAGCCAGACAGATTTACAGACAAGCAGATTAAATCAGACAGAATGCCAGACCAAACAAAAATAGAATGGATTCCCGATCAAGGTAAAGTGGATAGATATTCTGAAAAACAAACTAAAATTGAAACAAAGCCAGAAAAAATACCAGACAAGCCAGTGAAAACTGACAGGATTCTAGACAAGTCCAGTAAAGCGGAGAGGGTTCCAGAAAAGGTCAAGACAGACAAAATGACAGAAAAACTGAATAAATCAGAGAAGCAGACAAAAGCAGACATAAGTGTAGAGCAAATAAAAATGGACAAAGTTATTGAGAAACAAATAAAAGCAGAGAAATCCACGGACAAAGGTTCCTCAGAAAGCGTTTCCACAGTAAAGACAGAACCATCCCAGGAGCCAGAAAAAAAGAGCGTGAAAAAGAAATTAAGTGAGACGATATTTTGCCTGGTGTCTGTCCCTCTTTCACAGTCGAGTGGAAAGTCCAGAGATCAAAACAACAATGAAGAAAAGGAACCAGACTCCCCGCCAATCCCTCCTCCTCCGCCACCCAGTTCGTCCAGCGAGAACAGCAACACCCTCGGCTCCCTGCCAAACCAAAGCCTCAAAAGcacatccaccacctccactgacTTGGAACTGCAAGCGCTCACACTAGGCAGTGCGTCCAGTAGCATAATCACGAGACGAGCGCACCGCAGGAGGAACTCCCGCACCAAGATCATCAAGCCAAACCCCCACGATGAGCTGAGACGATATTCTGGCGCTTGGCCAGGGGACCAGTATCGTGACCAGGAAACCCAGACTAGCCCTGAACTGGCAAAGAGTGCTCAACATCCGGGTCCTGACAGAAAGGAAGCACAACCCCTGCCCGCTGTCCCAGAAGCAGAAGTCCCCATGGAAAGTGGGGCAGGAGCTCCAGGTGCTGCAGTAGCTACAGCATCTACAGGAGCTGCAGGGAACACAGGAGCACCCACAGGCCCAGGAGCTACAGGAACACCAGGCGCTGCAGGAGCTACGGTTGTTTCTGGAGCTTCAGGAGCTACAGGGACTCCAGGGGCTCCAGGGGCTCCAGGAGGTACAGGGCCGCCTGGGGCCCCTGGGGCTTCAGATCCCAGTACTCCCTATGGGTATCCCATGAAAGGTCAGAAAAGCCTGAAACCGTCAAGCAACAGTGCTTTTTCAAGGACAGGTACCTTCAAGAGCACAGGTTCTCACAGACCTCCACtacaccctcctccacaccctccacccccacctccaactCAACCACCAtcccaacctccacctccacccccaacacaaccCCCAACCAAGTCATCCCCTTCAGATCAGGCTGAAGATTCCAAGTCATCCGTTGGCCCTAATCCAGAATCCTTTGGCCAGTTCCTGCTGAAGCCGGTAAGCCGAAGGTCTTGGGATGCCGTTGAAGAGCTAGAGTCCATTAACAAGGAATTGCAAGAGCAAGCAGGTAAGCGTCCTAGTGTTGATCAGTGCATTGAAGACCTTAATGAGGCCTACAAAGACATTTTGGAGCTCAGCACTGCCAGCAATAGCCTCTCCAACATTTCCAACCGCTCTTCCATGCAAATCCCTGACCGCATCAAAGCTAGACTGTCCACTGATTCCTTGGTGATGTCTGCATCTACACTTCGGCCCAACCTGGGGCCAGGGAGTGACCCAGAATACAGGGAGGTTAAGAGTGCCTTTTCCCGACCATCTACTGGGAAGAGTGTTAGCTTTAGCAAACAGCTAAGGGAAGAGATTTGTCCAGCACCTCCTCCATCAGAAACAGGTTTCAGAGATTACAAAACGGTAATGTCCCAGATAACTCAGCGTAAAGCCTGCAGATCAGTGAAGCTGGACCTTCTGGCCTCCAAGGAAACCCTAGTCAAAGACGACAGCTTGATTGCACAAACCTCCTCCACTTCGTCTATGTCAGCTGAAGTCCCCTGGGCAGATAAGCAGCCCATGCAGGATGCCTCCACCTTAACCAGCCCCCCAGACTATGAGCACATTTGTCAAACGCTCCAAATGGCCCGTGACTCTGGAGCTGTTAGCCGAGGGGCTTCTGTAAAATCCAAACCAGGTAGTGCCATGAGCATCGACACCCCGCAGAATTTGGCCATTCCCGGCACCTCCGCAGCAGATCCGGAGCGTCCCTGTTGTTCTTTATCACTAGATAATGAGAAACAGGTGAGACAGGAGCCAATCTCTTTATtcagggaagagaggagagagggcttTAGGAGGATAACTAGTCAGAATAACAAATTCCTTGGTAATAGGGGTGTGTTGTGTAGCATTGCAACTGGAAAACCAATAGGGGACAAAGCAGGTTTAGAAGCAAATCCTGAAGTGCCGGCTGATTGGCAGATGCAGCTGTCTTTGGCTGAAAAGCATATTGCTACGCTTATCACAGGGGAAGGGTCCAAACCTGGGTCAGATGAGAACCTAGATGAAGTGAATAAGAGGACAGAAGGCACTCTTGTCTGTGAGTTAGAAGATGATCATGCAAGCCAGACACTGATCGAAAACCACGTTGCATGTGAGCAAAGTGGCACACAAGTAGAGAAACACGAGGATGAGGCAGCGGAACAGGCTGAAAGTCAGATGCCAGTAGAAATAGTGACTGACAATGATGACACAATGGAAAAAACAAATGAACCAATAGAAAAGGGCCAACAAGAAGAACCAGACCCTGGAGGCTCTGAAGTGAAGGAGCAGATTAATGAGGGTGAGGAAACCCATGAGCCTAAAAAGGAAGTAAATGTGACGGTAAGAACAAACAAGGCAACAATATGGACCCATTCGGGTCTGGATCCGGTACAGCTGCCAGAATTTCCACCTGATCACCTCCCCCTGTCTGTGTTAGCATATCCAAATCGTAGGTTATCTTTAGGGCTTGATTGTGAATGGGTTGGATTCGAAGGAGACAGACTTAGCCATGGGGGAGGCTGGGCAAGAGAGAGGCGGTCCCTCGATGCTGAGGGGCAGGATTGTGTTGAGAGGTGGGGATTAGATAATGATAGGCAACCACCCAGTGGTGAAAAGCGGGGTCTTGGTGGATGGCGTGGGTGTGGGATCGACAGGCAGGGTGCCGATGACTCTGACTGGGATTTGGACCTTGATAAGCAGGAGGGTGATAATGCACATTGTGTGGATGTAAAAAGATGGAGTCTTCAACAGGAACGAGATGAAAGTGAAGATCGAAGTAGTAGTGCTTCTAATAGAGACTTAGGGGATGATCAGCAAAATATTGCAGGTGAAAGACAGATTCAAGACACCGAAGAGAGTCCGGCTGATAAGGAAATACAGAGCTCAAGTATGGGAAGGCGGGGCCGCGGAGTTTCCCAGCGAATCGAGGCCCTCCATGATCGTTTTATTGCCCCACCTGGACACGGCTCTGAGGAGAGGCTCGCCCGTATGAGGGAGGTGGACACTGTCTCACGCATGAGACGCCTTAGCCTCCGTAGCACAGACTCATGGGATGGACTGTATGGGGTGAGTTTTGTCTCCAGAGCTGAGGAGGTGAGAAGGGATGCTAGACGGTCCCTTCCGTCATCCCAGGAACTTCCGAACGCAGCAGAGAAAGTGGAGAGAGAAAGCAGATTGCCCTGTAAAGACAGCAATGAGCCTGGTGAAACACAAGAGGACCAGCCAATTCAAACAG AGTCGCAGGAGCCCATTGAGATGGAGAGGTCATAG